From the genome of Methanoregula boonei 6A8:
CGCAAGGACAGCCTTTGCCGCTGCCTCATCCCGTGCATTGCAGTGGATCTTTCCCTTCGGGATCTCCTTTTTTGCTTCTGTGAGGAGTTTTTTGATCGCTTCGCGATGGAAGCTCTCAGGGAGTTTTGCAATTTCTGCGATTGTACCCTCATACACTTCGTCAAGGAGCCCTTTTTGCGTGTTGAGGATCTCGCGCTTGACCAGGAGGTTTGCCGCGGAAATTTCCTGGGCGGTTACCCGGGCTGCCTGCTTTGTTGAGGCTTCCTCGGCTTCTGCCTTGATCCCGGCAACTTTCTGGTCAGCTTCAGCAAGGATCCGGTCAGAATCCATTTTGGACTCGGCACGGATCGCATCCGCTTCCTTTCTGCCTTTTTCCCTGATCTCTTCTAGTACTGCTTCCAGTCCCATTGTTCTGCCTCGCTTTAGAACAGGAGCAGCAGTGCAATGACAAGACCGAAGATGACGATGGTTTCGGGAATGACCGTAAAGAGCAGGCCCAGACCGAAGAAGTCCTTGTTCTCCGCGATTGCCCCGACAGCTGCGGCACCGATACCCATCTCGGCTACACCGGTACCAACACCGGTGAGACCGACCGCAAGACCTGCGCCGATTGCCTTCATTCCGACCTGCGATGCCTGAACCATTTCAATAGTCATGTTAACGTCAGCCATAATCTAGTCCTCCGTAAATTTCCTTTTCATTCCAAATGGATTGTATTTCCTGCCTCCACCCTTGTAGAACTTGGTGAAGAATTCGACATAATGCAACCGGATTGAGTGAAGACCGCCGTCGAGGAGTCCCAGGGCAAGGTTGAATGCGTGCCCCAGGAGGAAGATCAAAACCCCGATAACGATCATGACAATTCCGACAATGGAGAGATCCTTCATACCGGGATTGATGAACATCCCGATAGACATGTAGTTGACCACCATCGCGATGGCAACCGATGACAGCCCCACCGCTGTCAGACGGGTATACGAGAGCACGTGCGAGATGATCGTCGGGATCTCGATGATCTCGAGGACCGCATCGCGTGCTATGAAAATGACACCCATTACAATAAAGATGATCGCGACAACCATACCGACAGAGAGCCCCACCGCCACGATGGGAAGCCCGGTGAGATCCGGCATGAGCGGGATCGGGAACATCGACCAGATGGCAATGAGGATTCCCCACATAACGGTTATCCAGCCGAAGTTTGCAAGCACGGCTTTTATGCGGTGGTCGCCATGGTCCTGGCGGGCGTGGTTGACCATGCCAAGCGCCCTGCCGAGCGTGACATACAGGATACCGACCCAGACCGAGACGATTAAGAGCTGGGCGATCGCTGCCCCCTGCCCCCCGGCTTCAGTTACGCCGATGTTTAAGTGGCGGCTGTAGATGATCGGGGCCCACGGGAGCTCGAATCCCAAAAATTCACTGAACAAGAGCCCGAAGAAGATGCTCATGATGCTCGCGTTCCGGAGAATTTTCAGGAACTGCCTGGCCTCGTCGCCTTTCATGAACTTCCAGAGGCCAACACACAGTGCAAGCATCAGAAGGCCGTACCCGACATCACCCACGATCACCCCAAAGAAGATCGGGAACATGATCGACAAGAGAAGCGTCGGGTCTACTTCCGTATACGTCGGGCGGGAGTAGACATCCATGAGCAGCTGCGCAGGCTTTGCGAACTCCGGGTTGTTGTACTCCACAGGCACGGTGTCGTGCGCGAGATCGATAGGCTGTTCTGAGACAAAGACCCTGCCGCCGGTCACCTTGTCAAGGGCGGCAAAGAGCCCTGCGGTACGATCCGCGGGAACCCATCCTTCAGCCACGAACGCTTTTGCGGTCGTAGCAAACCTCAACGGTGCCTCGGTCTGTTCGATCTTTGCCCGGAATGCCTCCTCGCAGGCAACCAGGAGATCGGCGTGCGATTCCCGGATCTGTGCGAGTTTTGCATTAACCCCTTCAGTCTCTTTTTTGAGCGAGGTGATCTGCTCCGTGTAATACGCGGTGCGGACCGTTGCTGTGCCGCTCTCTTCCGGGATCCCAACCGACTGGAACTGCGCTTCCTGGAGCTCGCGTTCTGCCTGTGCACGGTCTTTTGCCGCAACCACGGCAATGACAAATACCCGGTCCTTGCCTTTTACAACAGTCTCAATCTCGTGCGGGACAGAAAGTACCACGTCCTTTGGGGCGTAACCGGCCAGCACGGAAAAATGCGCAGTGTTGCGCAAAAGAGCAAGATCGAGCGAAGTGTCCCTGAAGGGAGCAAGCTCTTGGATCTTCTGCTCGTACTCCTTTGCCTTCGTATCGAGTTTCGACCGGGCCGCTGCCAGGTCCTCGACCTCTTTTTCGATACCCGGGAGATCCTTTTCGATCTTCTGCCGGATCTCGGGTGCACTCAGTTTCTGTTTTGCGTCGATATCTTCGCCGCGGACAGAAAAGACGTTCTCAATTGCCCTGACCTTGACAAGCTCCTGCGATGCTTCTGTAGCCCCGGGAAGCGGATTTCCGATCTTAAAGCCCTCGTACCCTTCGCGTCCCTGCTCCACGTAATCTTCGATATGGAACAGGTGCTCGCGGTAGAGTTCCCCGATAATCGGTTCCGCCTGGTCCCGGGATGCAACGATAAGCACCCGGCTCATCGGTTTAGGCGCCAACATGCAGCTGCTCCTTAAACCGCGATACCAGCAGCTGCACTGCTTTTGAAAGGTTCCTTTTGCCCTTCTCGCTCAATGCCGCTGAACGCTGATTGCCTTCTTTTATGATATCAGCGTGTTTTAGAGCTGCCTGGTGCCGTGCTTCTTCCAGTTTCAGCTTCTTGTACTGTTCAGCATTGCTCTGCGCCTTGGTTACCAGGGTATCAGCTTCCAGTTCAGCCTGGGCACGTCGCTTCTTCTTCTCTTCCTGTGCCGTACTGATCACTGACTGATATTCAGTTTCAGTTTTCTTGATGTCGTTTAAGACCTCAGTTTTCATCCAACCCTCCACTCACGGCAGTACATACTTGGTAAAAATCACAATATATGCATTGTTATTTACGATCACAGGTGTTTTTCAGGAGAGGAAGCACCCCCGGTGACAGGCACACTGTACAAAAAGGGTCTCCGGGATGGTACCCGGGCGCTAGAGCCACTCAAGCGTCACGGTAGCCGGGACCGGGGAAATCCCGACGTTACCTTCGGTCATGCGGACGACAAGGCCCGCCAGTTCATCGGAGGAGCAGACGAGGTGCTGCTCCGGGTGTGTGCCCCGCACGATCGCACAGCTGGTCAGGATCTCCGGGGCCACGGAAACTACGTACGGGATCCGTTTCGATCCCGGGTGGTTTTTGGGGAGAACCACGAGCGGAAGATGGTACGTCCTGACCAGTTCAAGGAGCATCAGGGCAGGCTGCACCGGCCCGGCCCCGGGGGCGGAAACCACCACCACGTCGCCGGCATGGACCCCCTGGACAAATTCTTCAGCTGCAGTCTCGATGCAGAGCGCAAAACCCTCGCGTACGGGAGCCGCGAGGAGAAAAGAGTGGGCGCCTTTCGCGAGCAGGATATCGCCGCGGGCGTGTTCGTTCATATCTCGGCTACGTCTTCGGACTGGCAGGAAGGGCACATGGGCCTTTTGCCGATTCCCTTGAACCGTTCGCCGCATTCCCTGCACCGGTAATCCTTTCCTTTCACCCGGTCAGGGGGGATCTCGATATCCGTCGGTCCGCCAACAGTACACATGTCCAAAGTCACCTCACTACCCTATCTCCCGTGCTCTTATTTATGCCTGTTTACCCGTGAATGCCCGGCCGGTCCGGGTATACGGCGATAAAGAAGGTAAAGACAACAAGGGCAATGATCAGGAGGACACAGGAGTGCTTGACCCCGGCGGCGAGCGAGGCCTCGCCCATCTGGCCGGCGATCAGACCCGAGAAGAGCGCCTGGATCAGGCAGGCATGGTAGAGGAGCCGGTCAAAGGATTTGACCGGTACTGACCCAAGACCGGAGAGCGGGCCTGATCCCGAAATCCCCGCGGTCCCGATATGGGCAAGTACCGGCAGGAACTGTGTAGAGAGAACGGCAACGACAAAGAGGAAAACGAAGAACGAGAGGTATACGATCGCCGTATAGATGAACATCTCGGCAAGGCGCTCTTTTTTGAGGGTCTCGCTCATCTTTGCATCGCTTGCGGCAATCGCAAGCACCTCGCCGATCTGCCCGGTCATCTCGCTTGCCTTGGTGATGAGGGTCACGGTCCGGGCAATGGACGCGGTGCTGATCCGCTGCTCAAAGCGCATCAGCGCCTCGGAAAAGTTCGCACCCCAGTCCATGTCCCTTTTTATCCGCCGGATCTCGTAGCTGAGAAGGCCAAGGTTTGTGTTGACCATAATCCCGATTGCCTGTGCAATCGTGAGGCCGACCCGGTTGATCCCGGCCATCCGCTCCAGGAAATCCGGGATCATTGACTGGATCCCCTTGACCTTGTGAGACCAGATCTCATAAAATATGGCGTAGGGAATAAGGACGATCAAAAGGGCAATCACGAGATGAGCGTTCATCACCTCCATGAAGATTTCCGGATCCGCATAGTACGGGATATTCAGTAACACCAGTACGATGTAGAGTATCGCTATCGGGACGGTGATGTAGAGGGTATGGTTGACATCGTTGACAAAACTCTCAAAGGGATGACGGATGTAATGGGTGAGCGTCCGGACCTTGTCGTACATATGGAGCTGGTCAAAGAGAGGTTCCTCCCCTCCCTTTTTCTCCCGTAAGACATCCGAATACGTGTTGAGCTCCTTTACCCGTGTATACCTCTCGGCCTTCTCCGCTCTTCCCGATACAACGTCAATGAGCAGGATAAAGATAAACGACCCGATCGGCATGATCGCATAGACTACCAGGGAGAGCTGGAGAACGGCAGAACCCCCCATCATGCCCATGACCACCATGATGATGATCAGAAAAAGCGGGCCGGCAACAAAGAGGGTCACGTACGACTCGGCAACCATGGAAAGGAGGGTCAGGAACTGTTTCTGCTCAAACCGGGCCTCTTCCTGGTACAGCCTCACCCGGCTCGCGAGGAATTCCGAGAGATCCCCCCCGCTCTCGATCACCGAGAGAAGATCTTCGAGAAAATCCTTGAGCTTTGCAGAGGGTGTGGTACTGGAGAGATGCCGCATGGCGGTGAGCATATCAGAGCCGAAATAGTCCACATCCCGGGTGATCTGCCGGAACTCGAGCGCCACTTCCCCATAGATGGGGGCGTTCTCGGAGAGGGCGTAAAAGATCGACATCAGCTCAGCCCCGCCCCGGCGCATTGCGTACATATAGGCAACAGCGTTGTGCAGCGTCAGGTTGATCTTGATACTCCGGTTGTTCTTCTCGATGTGGGGGAGGCGGAGCAGGAGAAGGTAGGCGATGTACGCCCCAAAAGCAAAAGAGACTGCAACACTGACCGAGACTACTACCGTGGGACTGGAAAGGAACGCAAGACTTTCAGGGAGCTGGAGGTTGAGAACGTTATAGACTCCTCTCCCGGACCGGACCTCCTGGGCAAAAAACTCACTCACGATGTACCCGAGGATCGCAAAGATGATACCGGAAACAACCGAGATCCTCACAGACTTCCAGAGGTACTGCTCGAGCGTCAGGCCGGAACGCGACGAGACCAGGTCAGCATGGACGCTGTGGTACCGGATCGGGTCGCGCAGCAGCCATTTCTGGAGGGAGTGCCGGAAGTTCATCAGAGTACCTGTCTGAGATCGTCGTTGTGGGCGAGTACGTCCGCACGGTTGATATTATAATTATGGAAGAGTGAGGCAACTGATATGTAGTCGCGGATCCCCTGCGCATGCATGGCATCGAGGAGGCTTTTCCTTACGGTGATCTCATAATCGAGTTCTTCCCGTGTCCATCCTCGTTTTGTGGCGATCATGCTGTAAATCTGGGATCGACCCGTATAGATGGTCCGGTCATGGACTGGATCGTACTGAAAGACATTGTTGACCCGGAGGTTCCCGGTAGCAGGATCGATTCCGGCAATCTCGACAACCTCCTGGACCCGCCGCACCCTTTCTGTACCGCGGTAGATGAGGGCCTGAACACAAATGACGTTCAATGCCTGGACCATGTTACGCGGCACGTTGAGCGGCGCGCTCTCCAGACGGTGGATGGCCGCATCGATGCTTCCTGCATGCATGGTGGAGAACGTGGTGTGGCCGGTATTCATTGCCTGGAAAAGCGTCTGTGCCTCAGGACCCCTGACTTCCCCGACAAGAATGTACTCCGGCCGCTGCCGCATTGCAGCCCGGAGAAGATCGAACATGCTGATGGCATTGCCGCCCTCAGTGAGCGCCTCGCGGGTGACGCTAGCGATCCAGTTGTCATGATAGAGAGTGATCTCCCGCGTATCTTCGATGCTGACCACCTTGGCAATGGGGGGGATAAACAGTGAGACTGCATTGAGCGATGTGGTCTTCCCTGATGCAGTTCCCCCGATAAAGAGCAGGCTCATACCGTTTTCAATGGCAAGCCAGAAGTACACCAGCTCGTCGCTGGAGAATGTCCCGTACTCCATAAGCTCAATGGGAGAAAACGGGTCTTCGCGGAACTTGCGTATGGTAAAGGAGGTTCCCCGGGTAGTTACCTCGGTCCCGAGCGTCAGCTGGAGCCGCGAACCGTCCGGAAGGGTGGCATCCAGCAGGGGGGAGCCGGTAGAGATGTGTTTTCCCGAACGCTGGGCAAGGGTGATTGCAAGCGAATTCAAGACCGTGGCCTCGAACGCGATGTTGGTCTTGATATTCCGGTGTTTCCGGTGGTACAGGAAGATCGGGATCCGGCTGCCATCGCATGAAATATCCTCGAGGTTGGGATCTTTCATGAGCGGATCGATACGCGACCAGCCGATGAAATTCCGGATCAGGTAGTATTCGATCTTGAAATGTGCGGACTCATCAAGGACAAGGCCATAGTCGTCGAGGAGGCCATGCACCTTTGAGAGGAGGATTTTCTTCCGATCTGTTTTTACCTCATCTGAGGTCAGGATCAGGACATCAAGGAGGTCTTCATGGAGGCGTTCGAGCAGCTCGTACTCAAACTCCGAGAGCGGCGGTTCGAAGAGGAGGTACTCGGTCTGGTT
Proteins encoded in this window:
- a CDS encoding type II/IV secretion system ATPase subunit, with the translated sequence MGAQIKISVILRRVGAGIAANALPYRCPFGRRFLWKHYLYECLPNYKQKYGVPREDGRMKVSDLFTRLREYRSRAGMAVKGAGTPQPLAGDTGTALQSSGIREASYRHYFRFLKGRDKLPEEEYDPARHGPLVKAEIPAGYDLLDQYWIEEGLTLVYIALNRKTNQTEYLLFEPPLSEFEYELLERLHEDLLDVLILTSDEVKTDRKKILLSKVHGLLDDYGLVLDESAHFKIEYYLIRNFIGWSRIDPLMKDPNLEDISCDGSRIPIFLYHRKHRNIKTNIAFEATVLNSLAITLAQRSGKHISTGSPLLDATLPDGSRLQLTLGTEVTTRGTSFTIRKFREDPFSPIELMEYGTFSSDELVYFWLAIENGMSLLFIGGTASGKTTSLNAVSLFIPPIAKVVSIEDTREITLYHDNWIASVTREALTEGGNAISMFDLLRAAMRQRPEYILVGEVRGPEAQTLFQAMNTGHTTFSTMHAGSIDAAIHRLESAPLNVPRNMVQALNVICVQALIYRGTERVRRVQEVVEIAGIDPATGNLRVNNVFQYDPVHDRTIYTGRSQIYSMIATKRGWTREELDYEITVRKSLLDAMHAQGIRDYISVASLFHNYNINRADVLAHNDDLRQVL
- a CDS encoding type II secretion system F family protein; its protein translation is MNFRHSLQKWLLRDPIRYHSVHADLVSSRSGLTLEQYLWKSVRISVVSGIIFAILGYIVSEFFAQEVRSGRGVYNVLNLQLPESLAFLSSPTVVVSVSVAVSFAFGAYIAYLLLLRLPHIEKNNRSIKINLTLHNAVAYMYAMRRGGAELMSIFYALSENAPIYGEVALEFRQITRDVDYFGSDMLTAMRHLSSTTPSAKLKDFLEDLLSVIESGGDLSEFLASRVRLYQEEARFEQKQFLTLLSMVAESYVTLFVAGPLFLIIIMVVMGMMGGSAVLQLSLVVYAIMPIGSFIFILLIDVVSGRAEKAERYTRVKELNTYSDVLREKKGGEEPLFDQLHMYDKVRTLTHYIRHPFESFVNDVNHTLYITVPIAILYIVLVLLNIPYYADPEIFMEVMNAHLVIALLIVLIPYAIFYEIWSHKVKGIQSMIPDFLERMAGINRVGLTIAQAIGIMVNTNLGLLSYEIRRIKRDMDWGANFSEALMRFEQRISTASIARTVTLITKASEMTGQIGEVLAIAASDAKMSETLKKERLAEMFIYTAIVYLSFFVFLFVVAVLSTQFLPVLAHIGTAGISGSGPLSGLGSVPVKSFDRLLYHACLIQALFSGLIAGQMGEASLAAGVKHSCVLLIIALVVFTFFIAVYPDRPGIHG
- a CDS encoding H+-transporting two-sector ATPase subunit C, whose protein sequence is MADVNMTIEMVQASQVGMKAIGAGLAVGLTGVGTGVAEMGIGAAAVGAIAENKDFFGLGLLFTVIPETIVIFGLVIALLLLF
- a CDS encoding ATPase, translated to MKTEVLNDIKKTETEYQSVISTAQEEKKKRRAQAELEADTLVTKAQSNAEQYKKLKLEEARHQAALKHADIIKEGNQRSAALSEKGKRNLSKAVQLLVSRFKEQLHVGA
- a CDS encoding V-type ATP synthase subunit E family protein, which produces MGLEAVLEEIREKGRKEADAIRAESKMDSDRILAEADQKVAGIKAEAEEASTKQAARVTAQEISAANLLVKREILNTQKGLLDEVYEGTIAEIAKLPESFHREAIKKLLTEAKKEIPKGKIHCNARDEAAAKAVLAEKEFSGFILGEPAHIDGGILIEGEGGELQIDYSYRTFMNKVWESGLKDASDILFG
- a CDS encoding V-type ATP synthase subunit I, whose product is MLAPKPMSRVLIVASRDQAEPIIGELYREHLFHIEDYVEQGREGYEGFKIGNPLPGATEASQELVKVRAIENVFSVRGEDIDAKQKLSAPEIRQKIEKDLPGIEKEVEDLAAARSKLDTKAKEYEQKIQELAPFRDTSLDLALLRNTAHFSVLAGYAPKDVVLSVPHEIETVVKGKDRVFVIAVVAAKDRAQAERELQEAQFQSVGIPEESGTATVRTAYYTEQITSLKKETEGVNAKLAQIRESHADLLVACEEAFRAKIEQTEAPLRFATTAKAFVAEGWVPADRTAGLFAALDKVTGGRVFVSEQPIDLAHDTVPVEYNNPEFAKPAQLLMDVYSRPTYTEVDPTLLLSIMFPIFFGVIVGDVGYGLLMLALCVGLWKFMKGDEARQFLKILRNASIMSIFFGLLFSEFLGFELPWAPIIYSRHLNIGVTEAGGQGAAIAQLLIVSVWVGILYVTLGRALGMVNHARQDHGDHRIKAVLANFGWITVMWGILIAIWSMFPIPLMPDLTGLPIVAVGLSVGMVVAIIFIVMGVIFIARDAVLEIIEIPTIISHVLSYTRLTAVGLSSVAIAMVVNYMSIGMFINPGMKDLSIVGIVMIVIGVLIFLLGHAFNLALGLLDGGLHSIRLHYVEFFTKFYKGGGRKYNPFGMKRKFTED